The proteins below are encoded in one region of Bacteroides uniformis:
- a CDS encoding sulfatase family protein has protein sequence MDHKLSLGLAMLPLVPAVQAQEQGRQDGERPNIIFIMSDDHAQQAMSIYGHPIGKVAPTPNIDRIGQEGAVFWNNYCCNSISGPSRAAILTGKHSHKNGFMKNWALGFDGSQQTLPKLLQQGGYETAVIGKWHLISKPTGFDHWMILNDQGEYCNPQFITEGDTTIHKGYVTDLITQYCEEWMDNGRDKNKPFFLMMHHKAIHRNWVPAERHYRLYEHAKFPLPDNYYDAYEGRYAAQMQKMNIYRDMYEGHDLKMVAGIDSDSLLFDPWPHAFMGTMTPEERRRFLDAYRDRNNEFYSKPRSFKEVAEWKYQRYLQDYMACVASVDESVGEILDYLKRTGLDKNTIVVYTTDQGFYLGEHGWFDKRFMYEESFGMPMVMRWPGHIKPGTQVTGLTQNIDFAPTFLDMCGISIPQDMQGVSFKELVEKGKTPRDWRKSLYYHYYEFPGFHSVRAHYGVKMERYKLMHFYVDDNWELYDLKTDPEEMHNLYGKKGMEKITTELKAELARLQKEYDVPQELCR, from the coding sequence ATGGATCATAAACTATCTTTAGGACTTGCCATGCTTCCATTGGTTCCTGCTGTTCAGGCTCAGGAACAAGGCAGGCAAGACGGTGAACGTCCTAACATTATTTTTATCATGAGTGATGACCATGCACAGCAGGCTATGAGTATCTATGGTCATCCTATAGGTAAAGTGGCACCTACTCCTAATATTGACCGTATCGGGCAGGAAGGAGCTGTGTTCTGGAATAATTATTGCTGTAATTCTATTTCAGGCCCCAGTCGCGCCGCGATACTTACTGGTAAGCATAGCCATAAGAACGGCTTCATGAAGAATTGGGCACTAGGTTTCGACGGCTCTCAGCAGACGTTGCCTAAACTGTTGCAACAAGGCGGCTATGAGACTGCCGTCATCGGTAAATGGCATCTTATTTCCAAGCCGACGGGATTTGACCATTGGATGATTCTCAATGACCAAGGCGAATACTGTAACCCACAGTTCATTACCGAGGGGGACACTACTATTCATAAAGGATATGTGACCGACCTCATTACTCAATATTGTGAGGAATGGATGGACAACGGTCGTGACAAGAACAAGCCGTTCTTCCTGATGATGCACCACAAAGCCATTCACCGCAATTGGGTACCTGCCGAACGGCATTATCGTTTGTATGAACACGCCAAGTTTCCGCTTCCCGATAATTATTACGATGCCTATGAGGGACGTTACGCAGCACAGATGCAGAAGATGAATATATACCGTGACATGTACGAAGGTCACGATTTGAAGATGGTTGCGGGTATCGATAGCGACAGCCTGCTCTTTGACCCTTGGCCGCACGCTTTCATGGGAACAATGACACCGGAAGAACGCCGCCGTTTCCTTGATGCTTACCGCGATCGAAATAATGAGTTCTATTCCAAGCCACGTTCATTTAAGGAAGTGGCTGAATGGAAATACCAACGTTACCTGCAAGACTACATGGCTTGTGTAGCAAGTGTGGACGAGAGTGTGGGCGAGATACTGGACTATCTCAAACGTACGGGGTTGGACAAGAATACGATTGTAGTCTATACCACCGATCAAGGCTTCTACTTGGGCGAACATGGCTGGTTTGACAAGCGTTTCATGTACGAAGAGTCTTTTGGTATGCCGATGGTGATGCGCTGGCCGGGACATATCAAACCGGGTACGCAAGTTACAGGTCTGACCCAGAACATCGACTTTGCTCCTACTTTCCTTGATATGTGCGGCATCTCCATTCCGCAGGACATGCAGGGCGTTTCGTTCAAGGAACTGGTGGAAAAAGGCAAGACACCGCGCGACTGGCGTAAGTCCTTGTACTATCACTATTATGAGTTTCCCGGCTTCCACAGCGTGCGTGCCCATTACGGTGTGAAGATGGAACGCTACAAGCTGATGCACTTCTACGTGGATGACAATTGGGAACTTTATGATCTCAAGACAGACCCTGAAGAGATGCACAATCTTTATGGGAAGAAGGGAATGGAGAAGATTACCACCGAACTGAAGGCTGAACTGGCACGCTTGCAAAAAGAATACGATGTGCCGCAGGAGTTATGCCGCTGA
- a CDS encoding glycoside hydrolase family 3 N-terminal domain-containing protein: protein MKKKLLIGAALILSVGMACTSGAGDWQSYSGDKRIEERVDSVLALMTLEEKIGQMTQYSAKSDIVTGPQVNTDIEPLLKKGYIGSLFHATSSAAIRKTQETALAESRLKIPVLFAFDVIHGFKTIFPIPLAESCAWDAELAERSASIAAAEASAVGVNWTFAPMVDISRDARWGRVMEGSGEDPYLGSLLSAARVRGFQGEKPEDLMRLDKMLACAKHFCAYGAAEAGRDYNTTDVSERSLRDIYFPPFKAAKDAGVATFMTAFNEISGVPCTSSKFLYQDVLRDEWRFNGFVVTDYTAINELVPHGVARDEAHAAELAANAGIEMDMTGGVFHAHLLQAVKEGKVNEETIDNAVRRILEMKFLLGIMDDPYRYLNEEREKATIMKPEFLEAARDAARKSVVLLKNENDFFPIQPSERKTVALIGPMVKERNSVNGGWGGRGDRQRSVTLFEGLEKKYGNSNVRFLYAEGCDLRKPGTAGFAQAVSVARQADVILVAAGEDQNWSAEAACRTDITLPASQRDLLKELKKTGKPIGLVLMNGRPLELTWEDENMDAILEAWYPGTMGGHAIADVIAGDYNPAGKLTMSFPRSVGQLPLYYNHKNTGRPLPPDNPKMDYKSSYIDCPNSPLYPFGYGLSYTSFEVDNLKLDKEELKKGETLTVTVDVANIGKVGGEEVVQLYIRDLVGSVTRPVKELKGFQKLYLKAGEKKSLTFVLTEEDLAFCGADMKMQVEPGEFRLWVGTSSADERNESVFTLI from the coding sequence ATGAAAAAGAAATTATTGATTGGAGCTGCCCTGATACTTTCTGTGGGTATGGCATGTACTTCAGGAGCCGGTGATTGGCAGAGTTACAGCGGTGACAAACGGATAGAAGAGCGTGTCGATTCTGTACTTGCCTTGATGACACTTGAAGAGAAAATAGGTCAGATGACCCAATATTCTGCCAAGAGCGATATTGTGACCGGTCCGCAAGTAAATACGGACATTGAACCTCTATTGAAGAAAGGATACATAGGCAGTCTTTTCCATGCCACTTCTTCTGCCGCCATCCGCAAGACACAAGAGACGGCACTAGCGGAATCCCGGTTGAAGATTCCAGTGCTTTTTGCTTTCGATGTGATACACGGTTTTAAAACGATATTCCCTATTCCTTTGGCCGAGTCGTGTGCCTGGGACGCTGAACTGGCAGAAAGAAGTGCGTCCATTGCCGCTGCCGAAGCTTCGGCAGTGGGTGTTAACTGGACTTTTGCCCCCATGGTGGACATTTCACGTGATGCACGTTGGGGACGGGTAATGGAAGGCTCTGGTGAGGATCCTTATCTGGGTTCATTGCTCTCTGCCGCACGTGTACGCGGTTTCCAGGGTGAGAAGCCCGAAGACTTGATGCGGCTGGACAAGATGCTGGCTTGCGCCAAACACTTCTGTGCATATGGTGCTGCTGAAGCTGGTCGTGATTATAATACGACTGATGTGTCCGAGCGCTCTTTGCGCGATATTTATTTCCCACCTTTCAAGGCTGCCAAAGATGCGGGTGTGGCTACTTTCATGACTGCCTTCAATGAGATTTCCGGTGTGCCTTGCACTTCCAGTAAGTTCCTTTATCAGGATGTGCTTCGCGATGAGTGGAGGTTCAACGGTTTTGTAGTGACGGATTATACGGCTATCAATGAGCTTGTTCCCCACGGCGTGGCACGCGACGAGGCTCATGCCGCCGAGTTGGCTGCCAATGCGGGCATCGAGATGGATATGACCGGAGGTGTGTTTCATGCACATCTGCTGCAAGCCGTGAAAGAGGGCAAGGTGAACGAAGAAACCATTGATAATGCCGTACGCCGCATTCTGGAGATGAAATTCCTTTTAGGCATTATGGACGATCCTTACCGCTATCTGAATGAGGAGCGTGAGAAGGCTACTATCATGAAACCCGAGTTCTTGGAAGCAGCGCGCGATGCTGCTCGTAAGTCGGTAGTATTGTTGAAGAATGAGAATGACTTTTTCCCGATACAACCCTCCGAACGTAAGACTGTAGCTTTGATAGGCCCTATGGTGAAAGAACGTAACAGTGTGAACGGTGGTTGGGGTGGACGGGGAGACCGTCAACGGAGTGTCACTCTTTTTGAAGGGTTGGAAAAAAAGTACGGAAACTCGAACGTACGTTTTCTTTATGCCGAAGGCTGCGATCTTCGTAAGCCTGGAACTGCAGGATTTGCACAAGCTGTGTCCGTGGCTCGTCAGGCAGATGTCATTCTGGTTGCTGCCGGTGAAGACCAGAACTGGAGTGCCGAGGCTGCTTGCCGCACGGACATCACCCTGCCTGCTTCGCAGCGCGACTTGCTGAAGGAACTTAAGAAAACGGGTAAGCCCATCGGATTGGTATTGATGAACGGTCGTCCGCTGGAACTTACTTGGGAGGACGAGAATATGGATGCTATTCTCGAAGCCTGGTATCCGGGCACGATGGGTGGTCATGCCATTGCCGATGTCATCGCAGGCGACTATAATCCTGCCGGAAAGCTGACAATGAGTTTTCCACGTTCGGTGGGGCAGCTCCCGCTTTACTATAACCACAAGAACACCGGACGACCGCTTCCTCCGGACAATCCGAAGATGGATTACAAGTCTTCTTATATTGACTGTCCCAATTCTCCGCTTTATCCTTTTGGATATGGCTTAAGTTATACTAGCTTTGAGGTGGATAACTTGAAGTTGGACAAGGAGGAGCTGAAAAAGGGGGAAACACTTACCGTTACAGTGGATGTAGCCAATATCGGTAAAGTCGGTGGTGAAGAGGTGGTACAGCTTTATATTCGCGACCTTGTGGGAAGTGTGACTCGTCCGGTGAAAGAATTGAAGGGTTTTCAAAAGCTGTATCTCAAGGCTGGCGAGAAGAAGTCGCTGACATTTGTGCTGACTGAAGAAGACCTTGCCTTTTGTGGTGCTGATATGAAGATGCAGGTGGAACCGGGGGAATTCCGGCTCTGGGTAGGAACATCGTCGGCAGATGAGCGGAATGAATCTGTTTTTACGTTGATATGA
- a CDS encoding endonuclease/exonuclease/phosphatase family protein translates to MKNVFINSVLVVFALLVASCGRQPEAKVEVMSFNIRLDHVADSMNNWKYRKDHAAQMIAYYAPDIIGMQEVVKNQLDDLKERLPQYTALGVGRADGEEKGEYCSLFYKTDRFELLKSGNFGLSETPDSIGKKGWDAACERIVTWAVLKDKVSGREIAAFNTHFDHVGKVARRESAVLILEKIKQMAGDLPVIVTRDFNGTVDSEPVTVLTEGGMKNACVTAKVAYGPTWSFHDFGRIPVEKRRLIDFIFIKGAVEVERYRTIDDKPDNGYLSDHAPVMAILKL, encoded by the coding sequence ATGAAAAACGTGTTTATCAATAGTGTATTGGTTGTTTTCGCATTGCTTGTCGCCTCGTGCGGCAGGCAACCGGAAGCCAAAGTAGAGGTGATGTCGTTCAACATCCGTCTGGATCATGTGGCGGACAGTATGAACAATTGGAAATACCGCAAGGACCATGCGGCACAAATGATTGCTTATTATGCTCCGGACATTATAGGCATGCAAGAGGTGGTGAAGAACCAACTCGATGACTTGAAGGAGCGTCTTCCGCAATATACCGCTCTCGGTGTAGGTCGTGCAGATGGAGAAGAGAAAGGTGAGTATTGCTCTCTTTTCTATAAGACAGACCGTTTCGAACTATTGAAGAGTGGAAATTTTGGGCTGAGTGAAACTCCTGATTCCATCGGAAAGAAAGGCTGGGATGCGGCTTGCGAGCGTATTGTGACTTGGGCGGTACTGAAAGACAAGGTGAGTGGTAGGGAAATAGCTGCTTTCAATACTCATTTCGATCATGTAGGTAAAGTGGCACGTCGCGAAAGTGCCGTGCTGATACTTGAGAAGATAAAACAAATGGCGGGTGACCTTCCGGTAATTGTTACCAGAGACTTTAATGGAACGGTAGATTCCGAGCCGGTCACTGTATTGACGGAAGGTGGAATGAAGAATGCTTGCGTTACGGCGAAAGTCGCTTACGGACCGACATGGAGTTTCCATGACTTCGGGCGCATCCCGGTAGAGAAACGTAGGTTGATAGATTTTATTTTTATAAAAGGTGCTGTAGAGGTGGAGCGTTACCGAACCATTGATGATAAGCCGGACAACGGCTATCTCTCCGATCATGCTCCCGTAATGGCTATCTTAAAACTATAA
- a CDS encoding glucoamylase family protein, with the protein MKNIFLFFLFLGVCSCSVNAINPPSGVTEKQLSDDELMTLVQKQTFRYFWDFAHPESGLAHERSNGGAETATIGGSGFGVMAIIVGIERGFVTREQGAERMLKIVRFLSDKNTDSYHGMWAHWMNGKTGKTIPFSRKDDGADIVESAFMFEGLLAAHQYFTKDNPTENRIRGIINNLWRQAEWNFFTQGQDVMYWHWSPNNGWAMNHQIKGHNECHIVYILGASSPTYPIAESVYHKGWANANTFLNGREYYGIKLPLGNNHGKGGPLFFTHYSYMGLDPRGLKDRYADYEEQMKAHTLINRAYCIDNPKGYKGYGEKCWGLTASDGDKGYSAHSPGNDRGVITPTAALSSIPYAPEYSLEAMRYFYEELGDRLWGEYGFKDAFNLTENWFAPSYLAIDQGPIIVMIENYRTGLIWKLFMSHPDVQKGLRRLGFTSPYLNKVD; encoded by the coding sequence ATGAAAAATATATTTCTTTTTTTCTTGTTTTTGGGGGTTTGTTCGTGCTCGGTAAATGCCATAAATCCACCATCTGGTGTGACAGAAAAGCAACTCTCCGATGATGAACTCATGACCCTTGTCCAGAAGCAAACTTTCCGTTACTTTTGGGATTTTGCCCATCCCGAATCAGGATTGGCGCATGAACGGAGCAACGGAGGTGCCGAGACAGCTACCATCGGTGGCTCGGGTTTCGGAGTGATGGCTATCATTGTCGGTATAGAGCGTGGTTTTGTCACTCGCGAACAGGGCGCTGAACGTATGTTGAAGATAGTCCGCTTTCTGAGCGACAAGAATACCGACAGCTATCACGGCATGTGGGCACATTGGATGAACGGTAAAACCGGCAAGACCATTCCTTTCAGTCGTAAGGACGATGGAGCGGATATTGTAGAATCCGCTTTCATGTTCGAAGGCTTGTTGGCTGCCCATCAGTATTTTACAAAGGATAATCCAACGGAAAACCGTATCCGCGGGATAATCAATAATCTGTGGCGTCAAGCAGAATGGAACTTTTTTACTCAGGGACAAGATGTGATGTATTGGCATTGGTCGCCAAACAACGGATGGGCGATGAATCATCAGATTAAAGGTCATAACGAGTGTCACATTGTTTACATTTTGGGCGCGTCTTCCCCTACTTATCCGATTGCCGAGAGCGTTTATCATAAAGGCTGGGCCAATGCGAATACTTTTCTGAACGGTCGGGAGTATTACGGCATCAAGCTTCCTCTTGGAAACAACCACGGAAAGGGAGGTCCTCTCTTCTTCACTCATTATTCTTACATGGGGCTTGACCCACGTGGCTTGAAAGATCGTTATGCCGATTACGAGGAACAGATGAAGGCTCATACCTTGATTAACCGTGCCTACTGCATTGACAATCCGAAGGGTTACAAGGGTTACGGCGAAAAATGTTGGGGATTGACTGCCAGTGACGGTGACAAAGGTTATTCTGCCCATAGTCCCGGTAATGACCGTGGTGTGATTACGCCTACCGCTGCTCTTTCCTCTATTCCATATGCACCTGAATATTCTTTGGAAGCCATGCGTTATTTCTATGAAGAGTTGGGTGACCGTCTTTGGGGTGAATATGGTTTCAAGGATGCGTTCAATTTGACGGAGAATTGGTTTGCACCTTCGTATCTTGCCATTGACCAAGGGCCGATTATTGTGATGATAGAGAACTATCGTACCGGTTTGATTTGGAAACTTTTCATGAGTCATCCCGATGTCCAGAAGGGTTTGAGGAGATTAGGCTTTACTTCTCCTTATTTGAACAAGGTCGATTAG
- a CDS encoding RagB/SusD family nutrient uptake outer membrane protein produces the protein MKKIYSLLLASALVFTSCSDFLDTKPQGKLTQDIFFGEEEGALMGINAIYSQMKSWDLIGFSWFGIMEVPSDNSDTGSSPADGSYARVNSLNDFTYDVYTSELNGWWTGNYKGIGFCNVALDNLDVLKDEQLKIRSIAQARFFRGFFYFNLVRTYGGVPLVTKVQNPDEYDQPCASEEAIYQQIIDDLSYAAMNLPTRDEWGIAERGRVTKGTAEGLLAKVYLFRQDYASVKQYAGQVISRGEYNLHHNYRDLFSPDSYYSDEVMLADQYLWGSDKTRDKASEYVKWQGVRGFKGWGFCSPSESLDKAYESGDPRREATIIYDGENMEGVGVINFKDEPGVQPRANKKTMWPTTYWNANNFAKQNCHLYFLRYADVLLMYAEACNELANGESDPLVDDALAKLELVRDRARKSGDDPTVLPKITERDKAKLREIIWNERRIELAMEGHRFFDLIRADKVVPGYAEKMLKAHGKTNFNMSQHSTFYIPQKQIDISQGILKQNK, from the coding sequence ATGAAAAAGATATATTCACTTTTATTAGCTTCAGCATTGGTTTTTACCTCTTGTTCTGATTTTTTGGATACAAAGCCGCAAGGGAAATTGACGCAAGATATTTTCTTCGGGGAAGAAGAAGGTGCTTTGATGGGAATTAATGCTATATATTCTCAAATGAAAAGTTGGGACTTGATCGGCTTTTCTTGGTTTGGCATTATGGAGGTGCCGAGTGACAATTCTGATACAGGAAGTTCACCGGCAGATGGTAGTTATGCTCGCGTGAATTCATTGAATGATTTTACTTATGATGTTTATACTTCTGAATTGAACGGCTGGTGGACCGGAAATTATAAAGGAATCGGATTCTGTAACGTAGCATTGGATAACTTGGATGTGTTGAAAGATGAGCAGTTAAAGATTAGAAGCATTGCACAGGCACGTTTTTTCCGTGGTTTCTTTTACTTTAACTTGGTGAGAACTTACGGTGGCGTACCTTTGGTTACTAAAGTTCAGAATCCCGATGAATATGATCAGCCATGCGCTTCTGAAGAAGCTATTTATCAGCAGATTATTGATGACTTATCCTATGCGGCAATGAATTTGCCAACCCGTGATGAATGGGGGATTGCTGAGAGAGGAAGAGTTACGAAAGGAACTGCAGAAGGCTTGTTGGCTAAAGTTTATTTGTTCCGTCAAGATTATGCAAGTGTAAAACAATATGCAGGGCAGGTAATAAGTAGGGGAGAATATAACCTGCATCACAATTACCGTGATTTGTTTAGCCCGGATTCTTATTATTCTGATGAAGTGATGCTGGCCGACCAGTATTTGTGGGGATCAGACAAGACGAGAGATAAGGCTTCCGAATATGTGAAGTGGCAAGGTGTCAGAGGTTTCAAAGGTTGGGGATTCTGTTCTCCGTCAGAATCTTTGGATAAGGCTTATGAATCAGGTGATCCGAGACGGGAGGCTACTATCATTTACGATGGCGAAAATATGGAAGGAGTTGGGGTTATAAACTTCAAGGACGAACCGGGAGTACAACCGCGTGCCAATAAAAAGACAATGTGGCCTACAACTTATTGGAATGCCAATAATTTTGCTAAACAAAATTGCCACTTGTATTTTCTGCGTTATGCGGATGTACTGTTAATGTATGCTGAGGCCTGCAATGAGTTGGCAAATGGTGAAAGCGACCCATTAGTAGATGACGCCCTGGCTAAATTGGAATTGGTCAGAGACCGTGCTCGTAAGTCCGGTGATGATCCCACTGTATTACCTAAAATAACAGAGAGGGATAAGGCAAAGTTGCGTGAAATCATATGGAATGAGCGTCGCATTGAATTAGCAATGGAAGGACACCGTTTCTTTGATTTGATTCGGGCTGATAAAGTTGTTCCCGGATATGCAGAAAAGATGCTGAAGGCCCATGGAAAGACAAACTTCAATATGAGCCAGCATTCCACATTCTACATTCCACAGAAGCAGATTGATATTTCTCAAGGAATATTGAAGCAAAATAAATAA
- a CDS encoding SusC/RagA family TonB-linked outer membrane protein yields MKKNLLITCVMLLFAVVSMAQNKITVSGVVSDKTGMTVIGATVSVKGAPQQGVVTGLDGDYKITNVPSNAVLLYSYIGMKDQEIAVNGRTTINVVMQEDNMLIDEVVVVGYGVQRKSDLTGAVGSIKSDDLKKISTPNVANALQGRVSGVFISASGAPGSSPEVRIRGIGTTNNSNPLYVVDGMFMDDISFLSNHDIESMEVLKDASATAMYGSRGANGVIIVTTKQGAEGKAQVNITASEGFQFQNSGKFEMCTASEYAMLQNEANLNINPDGGLVYDDPASFGKGTNWFDEIFRVASVRDYQVAVSGGTEKVRYNLSAGYFQQDGIIKENSYDRFTLRANNSYKINKHLTIGHNLSASFSHTKNENKGVVKSAYKLSPIITPYDENGNFSDPQVASTANPLATLHYMNSDNWKDRIVGSAFLNWEVIKGLNFKTSLGIDYINGRSRNFTPKYYISEYQKVDENSLSKTWTRDFTWLWENILTYDWQINDKNRLNLLGGITAQKYTNEKLGGSGRNFFSEVEDYWYLDQSSSDTRGLENNGKHEAMMSYLFRANYALMDRYLLTASIRADGSSKFGPDNRWGYFPSVAAGWRISEEAFIKDNVEWLSNLKIRGSWGQIGNDKIGNDKYYALANVAPTYDAVFGGDYYSGGTVTSLYNTQIHWERSEQLDLGFDLGLFNNRFSLEFDYYRRDTKEMLVNVDVPASVGLASVETNVGSVRNSGLDFTVKWEDSFKDFRYGIRLTGTTIKNEVTNLGGKRITSGDIGSGKSVHMTEEGMPIKYFYGYKTIGIFQSNEEIEQYNAMAAAASGDAKKKYQANVAPGDLIYADTDGNGYITAEDRTDLGSPTPKFIGGLGITAAWKGFDLSIDLQGNFGNKIYNAKQAERNAGVDNWDRSFLDRWTENNRNTSIPRMTFEGNNYFVSDRYVESGNYVKLQTVELGYTFPKNLMQKVHIQNLRLYFSGNNLLYFTNYNGFTPEILGGLDRDIYPITATCRFGLNLTF; encoded by the coding sequence ATGAAGAAAAATTTATTAATTACATGTGTGATGTTGCTGTTTGCCGTTGTTTCGATGGCGCAGAACAAAATTACGGTTTCGGGTGTCGTTTCCGACAAGACGGGAATGACTGTTATTGGTGCTACAGTTTCGGTAAAGGGGGCTCCTCAGCAAGGAGTCGTTACTGGACTTGATGGTGATTATAAGATTACCAATGTTCCCAGTAACGCTGTCTTGCTTTATAGCTATATTGGTATGAAAGACCAAGAAATAGCAGTGAATGGTCGTACTACTATTAATGTAGTAATGCAAGAAGACAATATGTTGATCGATGAAGTTGTAGTTGTAGGCTATGGTGTACAGCGTAAATCAGACTTGACCGGTGCTGTTGGTTCTATCAAGAGCGATGATTTGAAAAAGATTTCTACACCTAATGTGGCTAACGCGTTGCAAGGTCGTGTGTCCGGTGTATTTATCTCTGCAAGCGGTGCTCCGGGTAGCTCTCCTGAAGTGCGCATTCGTGGTATCGGTACTACTAATAATAGCAATCCGCTCTATGTGGTTGATGGAATGTTTATGGACGATATATCATTCCTGAGTAACCATGATATTGAGTCCATGGAGGTATTGAAGGATGCTTCTGCTACTGCCATGTATGGTTCTCGCGGTGCTAACGGTGTAATCATTGTTACCACCAAGCAAGGTGCTGAAGGTAAAGCACAGGTGAACATTACTGCCAGTGAAGGATTTCAGTTCCAAAATAGCGGTAAGTTTGAGATGTGTACGGCTTCTGAATATGCTATGCTGCAAAATGAAGCTAACTTGAATATTAATCCAGATGGCGGTCTTGTTTATGATGACCCGGCTTCTTTCGGAAAAGGGACCAATTGGTTCGATGAGATTTTCCGAGTAGCGTCTGTCCGTGATTATCAAGTTGCTGTTAGTGGCGGAACAGAAAAGGTACGTTATAATTTGAGTGCCGGATATTTCCAACAGGATGGTATCATAAAGGAAAATTCTTATGACCGTTTTACTTTGCGTGCCAATAATTCATATAAAATAAACAAACATTTGACTATCGGGCATAACTTATCGGCTTCTTTCAGTCATACAAAAAATGAAAATAAGGGAGTTGTAAAATCTGCTTATAAACTGAGTCCTATCATTACTCCTTATGATGAGAATGGTAATTTCTCCGATCCTCAGGTGGCATCTACTGCTAATCCGCTTGCTACCCTCCATTATATGAATAGTGATAATTGGAAAGATAGAATTGTGGGTAGTGCATTCTTGAATTGGGAAGTTATTAAAGGGTTGAATTTTAAGACCAGCTTGGGCATTGATTATATTAATGGTAGAAGTCGTAATTTTACTCCTAAGTATTATATCTCGGAGTATCAAAAGGTAGATGAGAACAGCTTGTCTAAAACATGGACTAGAGATTTTACTTGGCTGTGGGAGAATATCTTGACTTATGATTGGCAAATCAATGATAAAAATCGTCTGAATCTTTTGGGTGGTATTACTGCTCAAAAATACACTAATGAAAAGTTAGGCGGGTCAGGACGTAATTTCTTCTCAGAAGTGGAAGACTATTGGTATTTGGATCAGTCTTCAAGCGATACACGTGGACTTGAGAATAATGGAAAACATGAAGCCATGATGTCTTACTTGTTCCGTGCCAACTATGCTTTAATGGACAGATATTTGTTGACGGCTTCTATACGTGCCGATGGCTCTTCGAAGTTTGGACCGGATAACCGTTGGGGATATTTTCCGTCAGTAGCTGCCGGATGGAGGATTTCTGAAGAAGCTTTTATTAAAGATAATGTTGAATGGTTGAGTAACTTGAAGATTAGAGGTAGCTGGGGGCAAATTGGTAATGATAAGATTGGTAATGACAAATATTATGCATTGGCTAATGTAGCCCCTACTTATGATGCTGTATTTGGTGGTGATTATTATTCTGGTGGTACTGTAACTTCTCTTTATAATACACAAATCCATTGGGAACGTTCAGAGCAGTTGGATCTTGGTTTTGATTTAGGCTTGTTCAATAATCGCTTTTCTTTAGAGTTTGACTATTACAGAAGAGATACAAAAGAAATGTTGGTAAATGTGGATGTTCCTGCTTCTGTAGGACTTGCCTCTGTAGAAACAAACGTGGGCTCAGTACGTAACTCTGGACTTGATTTTACGGTGAAATGGGAAGACTCGTTTAAGGATTTTCGTTATGGCATCCGCTTGACTGGAACTACAATTAAGAATGAGGTGACTAATTTGGGAGGTAAACGTATCACCAGTGGGGATATAGGTTCCGGAAAAAGTGTTCATATGACAGAAGAAGGAATGCCAATCAAGTATTTTTATGGTTACAAGACTATTGGTATTTTCCAAAGTAATGAGGAGATTGAGCAGTATAATGCGATGGCTGCGGCTGCTTCCGGTGATGCGAAGAAGAAGTATCAGGCAAATGTAGCTCCGGGTGATCTGATTTATGCAGATACGGATGGCAATGGATATATAACTGCTGAAGACCGTACGGATTTAGGCTCTCCTACTCCGAAGTTTATCGGTGGTTTGGGTATAACTGCCGCTTGGAAAGGCTTTGATTTGTCAATTGATTTGCAGGGTAATTTTGGTAATAAGATTTATAATGCCAAACAAGCTGAAAGAAATGCTGGTGTTGATAACTGGGATCGTTCGTTCTTGGATAGATGGACTGAAAACAATAGGAATACTTCCATTCCGCGCATGACATTTGAGGGTAACAATTATTTTGTTTCCGACCGTTATGTTGAGAGTGGCAACTATGTGAAGTTACAGACTGTGGAATTAGGATATACATTCCCAAAAAACTTGATGCAAAAAGTGCATATCCAGAATTTGAGATTGTACTTCTCAGGTAATAACCTGCTTTATTTTACGAATTATAACGGATTTACTCCTGAAATCTTAGGGGGGCTTGACCGTGATATTTATCCGATTACCGCTACCTGCCGTTTTGGCTTGAATCTTACATTCTAA